The sequence below is a genomic window from Clostridium sp. BJN0001.
AGTTTCATGTTTATATGAAGAATTAAATTATGCATGCACACTTCTTTCTGATATGATGATGAATTCAGTATTTGATGAAGATGAAATTGAAAAAGAAAGAGGGGTTATCATATCAGAAATTTTAACTAATAAAGACGATATAGAAGATTTAAGTTTTAAAAATGTTAATTTTGAAGCGTTTGAAAATGGTTTTCTAAAATATGATGTTACAGGAATAGAAGAAAATGTTAAAAACTTCACAAGAAATGATATAATATCATTTTATAAGAAATTTTATGTTCCAAATAATACTGTAATTTCTATAGTTTCACCGTTAAGTCATGAAGAATCATTAAAAATTATAAAAAATAATTTTTTAAAGTGGCAAAAAAAGAATATAATTTTTCCAAAAGTAAATATTGAAAATAATAAAAATACAACGGTAACAAATTATAAAAGTAATCTAGAACAAAGTACTATAACATATTTATATACTTTTAATGATTTAAAAAAAGAGGAGGAGCTTCCACTTAAAGTACTAAATTATAGACTTGGAGAAAGTGCAAACTCACTTTTATTTAGGGAAGTAAGAGAAAAAAATGGATATGCTTATGATATATATACTCATCTTGAAATTACAAACAGAATAAAAACTCTTTATATATATACAGCCGTATTAAATGGAAAATATAAAGAGGTAAAAAAACTGATTGATAATATTTTAGAAAAATTATTTTTAGGAAAGATACAGATAACAAAAAGAGATCTTGAAATTATGAAAAAAGTTCATAAAACTGCTGTATTTACAACTCTTGAAGATTCATCAGAACTTTGCAATTATATTCTTCATCAAAAACTTGATGGTGCAGATATACTTGA
It includes:
- a CDS encoding pitrilysin family protein; the encoded protein is MFNLNFDIKTHTLENGLEVITIKKDTKIGSVNIGIKVGPMYENMQEKGISHFIEHTLFKGTKKRDNKTLNSELDFLGGEYNAYTDYDATVYTVSCLYEELNYACTLLSDMMMNSVFDEDEIEKERGVIISEILTNKDDIEDLSFKNVNFEAFENGFLKYDVTGIEENVKNFTRNDIISFYKKFYVPNNTVISIVSPLSHEESLKIIKNNFLKWQKKNIIFPKVNIENNKNTTVTNYKSNLEQSTITYLYTFNDLKKEEELPLKVLNYRLGESANSLLFREVREKNGYAYDIYTHLEITNRIKTLYIYTAVLNGKYKEVKKLIDNILEKLFLGKIQITKRDLEIMKKVHKTAVFTTLEDSSELCNYILHQKLDGADILEFINDMEKINTLDINSVTKVARKLLKNPTVHILMPKKSKGR